In Cryptomeria japonica chromosome 10, Sugi_1.0, whole genome shotgun sequence, a genomic segment contains:
- the LOC131046709 gene encoding uncharacterized protein LOC131046709: MGQLALCGKIKNHLVELLNEAAKSKSLKKNQYTDWDWNLKLVFPNLNIPSLFGNGNPEISVNPRLNVKWEAPEPRWHKINFDGASAGNREHSGIRCCIRDSNGICIKEISEDIGLATNNEAEFRATFRGFQLGAELGIKRVHFEGDSLNVINIVHNNHTHSLHLNLWL, encoded by the coding sequence ATGGGCCAGTTAGCCCTCTGTGGAAAAATTAAGAACCACCTGGTTGAACTCCTGAATGAAGCTGCCAAGTCCAAATCACTAAAAAAGAATCAATACACTGACTGGGATTGGAATTTAAAGCTTGTGTTCCCAAATTTGAACATCCCCTCGCTTTTCGGTAATGGTAATCCTGAGATATCGGTTAATCCAAGATTGAATGTTAAGTGGGAAGCCCCAGAACCAAGGTGGCATAAGATTAACTTCGATGGTGCCTCTGCAGGGAATCGTGAGCATAGTGGTATTAGATGTTGTATTAGAGATTCTAATGGCATCTGCATTAAGGAAATTTCTGAAGACATCGGTCTGGCTACTAACAATGAGGCTGAATTTCGAGCGACATTTAGAGGTTTTCAATTGGGGGCTGAGTTGGGGATAAAAAGAGTCCATTTCGAGGGTGATTCATTAAATGTTATCAATATTGTTCATAATAACCATACCCACAGTTTGCATCTCAACCTATGGCTTTGA